A region from the Actinoplanes sp. OR16 genome encodes:
- a CDS encoding nitronate monooxygenase family protein → MKTRFTEAFGIQHPIVQGGMQWVGRAELAAAVSDAGGLGMITALTQPTPADLAREIERARTLTGKPFGVNLTILPTIKPPPYDEYRKVIVDSGVTIVETAGSNPEPHMELFKSHDVKIIHKCTSVRHALKAEAVGVDAVSIDGFECAGHPGEDDIPGLVLIPAATSRLTIPVLASGGFADARGLVAALALGADGVNMGSRFMCTVESPIHDKVKQAIVDGDERGTQLIFRQLRNTARVAGNEVSRSVVEILEGGGTFPDIAPLVAGVRGRKVFEDGDLDAGIWTVGMVQGLINDVPTCAELIDRIVTEASSLITRRLAATVA, encoded by the coding sequence ATGAAGACGCGATTCACCGAGGCCTTCGGTATCCAGCACCCCATCGTGCAGGGCGGCATGCAGTGGGTGGGCCGTGCCGAACTCGCCGCCGCGGTCTCCGACGCCGGCGGCCTGGGCATGATCACCGCCCTGACCCAGCCCACCCCCGCCGACCTGGCGCGGGAGATCGAGCGCGCGCGCACGCTCACCGGCAAGCCGTTCGGCGTCAACCTCACCATCCTGCCGACGATCAAGCCGCCGCCCTACGACGAGTACCGGAAGGTCATCGTCGACTCCGGCGTGACGATCGTGGAGACCGCCGGGTCGAATCCCGAGCCGCACATGGAGCTCTTCAAGAGCCACGACGTCAAGATCATTCATAAATGTACGAGCGTCCGCCACGCCCTCAAGGCCGAAGCCGTCGGAGTGGACGCGGTCAGCATCGACGGCTTCGAGTGCGCCGGCCACCCGGGCGAGGACGACATCCCCGGGCTCGTCCTGATCCCGGCCGCCACCAGCCGGCTCACCATCCCGGTCCTGGCATCCGGCGGCTTCGCCGACGCCCGGGGCCTGGTCGCCGCGCTGGCCCTCGGCGCCGACGGCGTCAACATGGGCAGCCGCTTCATGTGCACCGTCGAATCCCCGATCCACGACAAGGTCAAGCAGGCCATCGTCGACGGCGACGAGCGCGGCACCCAGCTGATCTTCCGCCAGCTGCGGAACACGGCACGGGTGGCCGGCAACGAGGTCAGCCGCTCGGTCGTGGAGATTCTGGAGGGCGGCGGCACGTTCCCGGACATCGCTCCGCTGGTGGCCGGTGTCCGCGGCCGCAAGGTGTTCGAGGACGGCGACCTGGACGCCGGCATCTGGACGGTCGGCATGGTCCAAGGCCTGATCAACGACGTGCCGACCTGCGCCGAACTCATCGACCGCATCGTCACCGAGGCCTCGTCGCTCATCACGCGCCGGCTCGCCGCGACGGTGGCGTGA
- a CDS encoding SDR family NAD(P)-dependent oxidoreductase, translating into MRLTEHDVALVTGGASGLGLATVRALAATGAKVVIVDLPSSDGKALVSDDIAFSPGDVTSEESVAAALDLAAGLGQLRVVVNCAGIGTPARVLGKNGPFPYDLFRRTVEVNLLGTFNVIRLASQFLTTAAEVDGERGVIVNTASVAAFEGQIGQAAYSASKGGIVGMTLPIARELASSLVRVVTIAPGLFETPLLAGLPEDARISLGAQVPHPSRLGQPSEFADLVTAIVANPMLNGETIRLDGAIRMAPR; encoded by the coding sequence GTGAGACTGACCGAGCACGACGTCGCCCTCGTCACCGGCGGCGCCTCCGGCCTCGGCCTCGCCACCGTGCGGGCCCTCGCCGCCACCGGTGCCAAGGTCGTGATCGTCGACCTGCCCTCCTCCGACGGGAAAGCCCTCGTCTCCGACGACATCGCGTTCAGCCCCGGCGACGTGACCAGCGAGGAGTCGGTGGCTGCCGCGCTCGACCTGGCCGCCGGCCTGGGCCAGCTGCGGGTGGTGGTCAACTGTGCGGGGATCGGGACGCCGGCGCGGGTGCTCGGGAAGAACGGCCCGTTCCCCTATGACTTGTTCCGCCGGACCGTCGAGGTCAACCTCCTGGGCACGTTCAACGTGATCCGGCTGGCTTCGCAGTTCTTGACCACAGCCGCGGAGGTCGACGGCGAGCGCGGTGTCATCGTCAACACCGCCTCGGTCGCCGCCTTCGAGGGCCAGATCGGCCAGGCCGCGTACTCCGCTTCCAAGGGCGGCATCGTCGGCATGACCCTGCCGATCGCCCGCGAGCTGGCCTCCTCGCTGGTCCGGGTGGTCACCATCGCGCCCGGCCTGTTCGAGACGCCGCTGCTCGCCGGTCTCCCGGAGGATGCTCGTATATCGCTCGGCGCGCAGGTGCCGCATCCCTCCCGGCTCGGTCAGCCGTCGGAGTTCGCCGATCTCGTGACGGCGATCGTCGCCAATCCCATGCTCAACGGCGAGACGATCCGGCTCGACGGCGCGATCCGGATGGCACCCCGATGA
- a CDS encoding TetR/AcrR family transcriptional regulator, producing the protein MTVRADLTRSLILDAAVTCLLRDGYARTSTISIQAEAGMSRGRMLHQFPSKEELLVASAHHIFATQLAQPVPPALLALIADASGPGERIAVVIDVLWQTFQEPSFWAATELWVAARTEPALAAAIRPAEKRLGRAIWQRMDHLFGPDLVGRPLYLPIRPVLFTSMRGTALSYAFEARDPASEPLLEHWKEVARHALMS; encoded by the coding sequence ATGACCGTGAGGGCCGACCTGACCCGTTCCCTGATCCTGGATGCCGCCGTCACCTGCCTGCTGCGGGACGGCTACGCCCGGACCAGCACCATCTCGATCCAGGCCGAGGCCGGCATGTCGCGCGGCCGGATGCTGCACCAGTTCCCGTCCAAGGAGGAGTTGCTGGTCGCGTCGGCGCACCACATCTTCGCGACGCAGCTCGCCCAGCCGGTGCCTCCCGCCTTGCTGGCGCTCATCGCGGATGCCAGCGGGCCCGGCGAGCGGATCGCCGTGGTGATCGACGTGCTCTGGCAGACGTTCCAGGAGCCGAGTTTCTGGGCGGCCACCGAGCTGTGGGTGGCGGCACGGACCGAGCCGGCTCTGGCTGCCGCCATCCGGCCGGCCGAGAAGCGCCTGGGCCGGGCCATCTGGCAGCGGATGGACCACCTATTCGGGCCGGATCTGGTCGGGCGCCCGCTCTACCTGCCCATCCGTCCGGTGCTGTTCACCAGCATGCGAGGGACGGCCCTCAGCTACGCCTTCGAAGCGCGCGACCCCGCCTCGGAGCCGTTGCTGGAGCACTGGAAGGAGGTCGCGCGGCACGCGCTCATGTCGTAG
- a CDS encoding TetR/AcrR family transcriptional regulator, with translation MSDWNVELSPILAVSLDQIVRHGYDATSVRKIAGEVGVTVPALYYHFENKQAILMALLDHAMRIVTSHVDAALEKAGSDPAARLSGAVEAIVLYMAHHRDLAFLDSERRSLTPVNLARYVAHRDRIEGLLRDSIADGRRAGTFRTPLSPAACGRAILSMCQGVAGWFQPGGPQTAEEAAADYVRIALAVVQSA, from the coding sequence ATGAGTGACTGGAATGTCGAACTCTCACCGATCCTCGCGGTGTCGCTCGATCAGATCGTCCGGCACGGGTACGACGCGACCAGCGTCCGCAAGATCGCCGGCGAGGTGGGGGTGACCGTTCCGGCCCTGTACTACCACTTCGAGAACAAGCAGGCGATCCTGATGGCGCTGCTCGATCACGCCATGCGGATCGTCACGAGCCACGTCGACGCCGCCCTGGAGAAGGCCGGTTCCGACCCGGCCGCCCGGCTCAGCGGGGCGGTCGAGGCGATCGTCCTCTACATGGCGCACCACCGTGACCTGGCGTTCCTCGACTCCGAACGGCGGTCGCTGACGCCGGTGAATCTCGCTCGCTACGTCGCCCACCGCGACCGGATCGAGGGCCTGCTGCGGGACAGCATCGCGGACGGCCGTCGTGCGGGGACGTTCCGGACACCTCTGTCGCCGGCGGCGTGCGGGCGGGCGATCCTGTCCATGTGCCAGGGGGTGGCCGGGTGGTTCCAGCCCGGCGGTCCGCAGACGGCCGAGGAGGCGGCCGCGGATTACGTACGCATCGCGCTCGCCGTCGTCCAGTCAGCGTAG
- a CDS encoding SDR family NAD(P)-dependent oxidoreductase → MDIFRLDGKVALVTGASSGLGAGFARTLAAAGADVALVARRAERLTDLAEKVRAGGTRVITHAADVGDPEQCAAAVAATVTAFGRVDVLINNAGIGHAVPASRETPSAFEAVLKVNLAGPFWMAQACAPHMPRGSSIVNVASVLGHIAPPFPQAAYAASKAGVLGLTRDLAQEWSARKGIRVNALCPGYFASEMTANDDEQLRAMVARNSMLGRFGEQSELDGALLFLASSASSYVTGTSLIVDGGMAAQ, encoded by the coding sequence GTGGACATTTTTCGACTCGACGGCAAGGTCGCCCTGGTTACCGGCGCGAGCTCCGGTCTCGGGGCCGGTTTCGCCCGTACCCTCGCCGCCGCAGGCGCCGACGTCGCGCTCGTCGCCCGCCGCGCCGAACGCCTCACCGACCTCGCGGAGAAGGTGCGCGCCGGAGGCACGCGCGTGATCACCCACGCCGCCGACGTCGGCGACCCGGAGCAGTGCGCCGCCGCCGTCGCCGCGACCGTGACCGCTTTCGGCCGGGTCGACGTGCTGATCAACAACGCCGGGATCGGGCATGCGGTGCCGGCGTCGCGGGAGACCCCGTCCGCGTTCGAGGCGGTGCTCAAGGTGAACCTGGCCGGACCGTTCTGGATGGCACAGGCCTGCGCGCCGCACATGCCGCGAGGATCATCGATCGTGAACGTCGCCAGCGTGCTCGGGCACATCGCGCCGCCGTTCCCGCAGGCCGCCTACGCAGCGAGCAAGGCCGGCGTCCTCGGGCTCACCCGCGACCTCGCCCAGGAATGGTCCGCACGCAAGGGCATCCGGGTGAACGCGCTGTGCCCCGGATACTTCGCCAGCGAGATGACCGCGAATGATGATGAGCAGCTGCGGGCGATGGTCGCCCGCAACAGCATGCTCGGCCGGTTCGGGGAGCAGTCGGAACTGGACGGGGCGCTGCTGTTCCTGGCCTCGTCCGCCTCCTCCTACGTGACCGGGACGAGCCTGATCGTCGACGGGGGCATGGCCGCGCAATGA
- a CDS encoding acyl-CoA dehydrogenase family protein — MTDLYARRSLFDDEHQAFRDSVKEFVAREVAAHVDDWEEASEIPRRIWRIAGDLGYLGLPVPEEFGGGGIGDYRFRTAMIEETARVGANSLAAGFAAQTDVVLPYFIDLAAGEQRKQWLPKLASGEWIGAIAMTEPGTGSDLKGIRTSAVRDGDAWVLDGSKTFITNGINADLVVVVARTGDGAFSLFVVEDGTPGFTRGRKLRKLGLKAQDTAELNFDGVRVPQSALLGEEGRGLHALMAHLPLERLNIAVTACAGARAALAWTLHYVRDRRAFGKQLAEFQNTQFAVAEMVTELEVTQAYVDDAVLRFNADELSAVDAAKAKWWATEMHKRIVDRCLQLHGGYGYMLEYPIARAYADTRVTTIYGGTTEIMKLIIARDVLETR, encoded by the coding sequence ATGACCGACCTTTACGCACGACGCTCGCTCTTCGACGACGAGCACCAGGCCTTCCGGGACAGCGTCAAGGAGTTCGTCGCCCGCGAGGTGGCCGCGCACGTCGACGACTGGGAGGAGGCCTCGGAGATCCCGCGCCGCATCTGGCGGATCGCCGGTGACCTCGGCTACCTCGGGCTGCCGGTGCCGGAGGAGTTCGGTGGCGGCGGCATCGGCGACTACCGCTTCCGGACCGCGATGATCGAGGAGACGGCCCGGGTCGGCGCCAACTCGCTGGCCGCCGGTTTCGCCGCGCAGACCGACGTGGTGCTGCCCTACTTCATCGACCTGGCCGCCGGCGAGCAGCGCAAGCAGTGGCTGCCGAAGCTCGCGTCGGGGGAGTGGATCGGGGCGATCGCGATGACCGAGCCCGGCACCGGCTCCGACCTCAAGGGCATCCGCACCTCGGCGGTCCGCGACGGCGACGCGTGGGTGCTCGACGGCTCGAAGACGTTCATCACCAACGGCATCAACGCCGACCTCGTCGTGGTGGTGGCCCGCACCGGCGACGGCGCGTTCAGCCTGTTCGTCGTCGAGGACGGCACGCCGGGATTCACCCGCGGTCGCAAGCTGCGCAAACTCGGCCTCAAGGCGCAGGACACCGCCGAGCTGAACTTCGACGGCGTCCGCGTGCCGCAGAGCGCGTTGCTCGGCGAGGAGGGCCGCGGGCTGCACGCGCTGATGGCGCACCTGCCGCTGGAACGCCTCAACATCGCGGTGACCGCCTGCGCCGGCGCCCGGGCCGCGCTGGCCTGGACTCTTCACTACGTCCGGGACCGCAGGGCGTTCGGCAAGCAGCTCGCCGAGTTCCAGAACACCCAGTTCGCCGTGGCCGAGATGGTCACCGAGCTGGAGGTGACCCAGGCGTACGTGGACGACGCCGTGCTGCGCTTCAACGCCGATGAGCTGTCCGCCGTCGACGCCGCGAAGGCCAAATGGTGGGCCACCGAGATGCACAAGCGGATCGTGGACCGCTGCCTGCAGCTGCACGGCGGCTACGGCTACATGCTGGAGTACCCGATCGCCCGTGCCTACGCCGACACCCGGGTCACCACGATCTACGGCGGCACCACCGAGATCATGAAGCTGATCATCGCGCGTGACGTGCTGGAGACCCGGTGA
- a CDS encoding phosphotransferase family protein has translation MRARLGPALAEALKDDAWRDLEAELITGGKSNLTYRLRSAAGEVILRRPPEGEVRESAHDMGREIRVQKALAETDVPVPEILLADAAGDLLGVPSYVMSAVPGVVVRDKLPAVDPRVVAGNLVRALAAIHTVDVEKAGLTDFGRPEGFLSRQIRRWSRQWEAVGQDGVLAVDELAAALAAALPVSTGQSLVHGDFRLDNCVLDLSSSKINAVLDWEMSTLGDPLADLGLLLFYWREPGEQPWLLAPSITRTLGFPRRAEIASWYAEATGADLTHLTVYLAFAHLKFAVITEDINVRVRSGAMAGQDFGDLTGEAARIAEAGLDVLGKV, from the coding sequence GTGAGGGCGCGGCTCGGCCCGGCCCTCGCGGAGGCGTTGAAGGACGACGCCTGGCGGGATCTCGAGGCGGAGCTGATCACCGGTGGGAAGTCGAACCTGACGTACCGGCTCCGGTCGGCCGCCGGCGAGGTGATCCTGCGGCGCCCGCCCGAGGGCGAGGTCCGGGAGAGCGCGCACGACATGGGCCGCGAGATCCGGGTGCAGAAGGCGCTCGCGGAGACGGACGTGCCCGTACCGGAGATCCTGCTCGCCGATGCCGCCGGCGACCTGCTCGGCGTGCCCAGCTACGTCATGTCGGCGGTGCCCGGCGTCGTCGTGCGCGACAAGCTTCCGGCGGTGGACCCGCGCGTGGTCGCCGGCAATCTCGTCCGTGCCCTCGCCGCGATCCACACCGTCGATGTGGAGAAGGCGGGCCTGACCGATTTCGGTCGTCCGGAGGGTTTCCTCTCCCGTCAGATCCGCCGCTGGAGCAGGCAGTGGGAGGCGGTCGGGCAGGACGGGGTGCTCGCCGTCGACGAGCTGGCCGCCGCGCTCGCCGCCGCCCTGCCGGTGAGCACCGGTCAGTCGCTCGTGCACGGCGACTTCCGCCTCGACAACTGTGTGCTGGACCTCTCGTCCTCCAAGATCAATGCTGTCCTCGACTGGGAGATGTCCACGCTCGGCGACCCCCTCGCCGACCTGGGACTCCTGCTGTTCTACTGGCGTGAGCCCGGTGAGCAGCCGTGGCTGCTGGCTCCATCGATCACCCGCACGCTCGGGTTCCCGCGGCGTGCCGAGATCGCCTCCTGGTACGCCGAGGCGACCGGCGCCGACCTCACGCACCTGACCGTCTATCTCGCCTTCGCGCACCTGAAGTTCGCGGTCATCACCGAGGACATCAACGTGCGGGTCCGGTCGGGGGCGATGGCCGGGCAGGACTTCGGCGATCTCACCGGCGAGGCGGCGCGGATCGCCGAGGCCGGACTCGACGTTCTCGGGAAGGTCTGA
- a CDS encoding acyl-CoA dehydrogenase family protein, translating into MDFASSRLSTDMVDAMWRFMRERVFPAEPVWRAQLAELGPHATPPVLEDLKRDARHRGLWNLFLPSVSGLTNLEYASVAEVTGWSPVIAPEAINCQAPDTGNMELLHLFGTPEQKERWLEPLLAGSLRSAYAMTEPQVASSDATNIETSIVRDGADYVINGRKWWITGVSDERCRVFIVMGKTDPAASPHRQQSMIIVPRDTPGVEVVRDLPIFGYQDQHGHCEIDFSDVRVPAANLIGEEGSGFALAQARLGPGRIHHAMRAIGMAERALALMAQRSQSRTAFGVPLAEQGVVQQLIADSRIEIDQVRLLVQKTAWLIDTAGARSARTEIAAIKVAAPAVATKVIDRAIEVFGGAGVSDDTPLAYFYAWARVLRIVDGPDAVHRRTIARQELRRAASS; encoded by the coding sequence GTGGACTTCGCTTCCAGCCGGCTCTCCACCGACATGGTCGACGCCATGTGGCGGTTCATGCGCGAGCGGGTCTTCCCCGCCGAACCGGTCTGGCGGGCCCAGCTCGCCGAACTCGGTCCGCACGCCACCCCGCCGGTCCTCGAGGATCTGAAGCGGGACGCCCGTCACCGGGGCCTCTGGAATCTCTTCCTGCCGTCGGTCTCCGGGCTGACCAACCTCGAGTACGCGTCGGTCGCCGAGGTCACCGGCTGGTCCCCGGTGATCGCGCCGGAGGCGATCAACTGCCAGGCACCGGACACCGGCAACATGGAGTTGCTGCACCTGTTCGGCACGCCGGAGCAGAAGGAACGCTGGCTGGAGCCGCTGCTCGCCGGTTCGCTGCGGTCCGCCTACGCCATGACCGAGCCGCAGGTCGCCTCCTCGGACGCCACGAACATCGAGACCTCGATCGTCCGGGACGGCGCCGACTACGTGATCAACGGCCGCAAGTGGTGGATCACCGGTGTCTCCGACGAGCGCTGCCGGGTCTTCATCGTGATGGGCAAGACCGATCCCGCCGCGTCACCTCACCGCCAGCAGTCCATGATCATCGTGCCGCGCGACACCCCCGGTGTGGAGGTGGTCCGCGACCTGCCGATCTTCGGCTACCAGGATCAGCACGGGCACTGCGAGATCGACTTCTCCGATGTACGGGTTCCCGCCGCCAACCTGATCGGCGAGGAGGGCTCCGGTTTCGCCCTCGCCCAGGCGCGCCTCGGCCCGGGCCGGATCCACCATGCGATGCGGGCCATCGGGATGGCCGAGCGTGCCTTGGCGCTGATGGCGCAACGTTCGCAGAGCCGGACCGCCTTCGGTGTGCCGCTCGCCGAGCAGGGCGTGGTGCAGCAGCTCATCGCCGACTCGCGGATCGAGATCGACCAGGTGCGGCTGCTCGTGCAGAAGACCGCCTGGCTGATCGACACGGCCGGAGCTCGTTCGGCTCGCACCGAGATCGCCGCGATCAAGGTGGCCGCGCCGGCCGTCGCGACGAAGGTGATCGACCGGGCGATCGAGGTCTTCGGCGGCGCCGGCGTCAGCGACGACACCCCGCTCGCCTACTTCTACGCCTGGGCCCGGGTCCTGCGCATCGTCGACGGCCCGGACGCGGTGCACCGGCGTACGATCGCCCGTCAGGAGCTGCGCCGTGCCGCCTCGTCGTAA
- a CDS encoding lytic polysaccharide monooxygenase, with the protein MPPHESHRIRRPAQALLVALAVMLSLLPGSGAAQAHGTIVNPASRAYQCWQTWGSQHMNPAMQQQDPMCWQAFQANPDTMWNWMSALRDGLGGQFQARTPDGQLCSNGLTRNDSLNQPGAWKQTTLSRNFTVQLYDQASHGADYFRVYVSKQGFNPATQKLGWGNLDFITQTGRYAPSQNISFPISTSGYTGHHVLFVIWQASHQDQAYMWCSDVNFV; encoded by the coding sequence GTGCCCCCACACGAGTCCCATCGCATCCGCCGGCCCGCCCAGGCGCTGCTCGTGGCCCTGGCCGTCATGCTCAGCCTGCTCCCCGGCAGCGGCGCGGCCCAGGCACACGGCACCATCGTCAACCCGGCGTCCCGCGCCTACCAGTGCTGGCAGACCTGGGGCAGCCAGCACATGAACCCGGCCATGCAGCAGCAGGATCCGATGTGCTGGCAGGCGTTCCAGGCCAACCCGGACACCATGTGGAACTGGATGAGCGCCCTGCGCGACGGCCTCGGCGGCCAGTTCCAGGCCCGTACTCCCGACGGGCAGCTGTGCAGTAACGGCCTCACCCGCAACGACAGCCTGAACCAGCCGGGCGCCTGGAAGCAGACCACGCTCAGCCGGAACTTCACGGTTCAGCTGTACGACCAGGCGAGCCACGGCGCCGACTACTTCCGCGTCTACGTCAGCAAGCAGGGGTTCAACCCGGCCACCCAGAAACTCGGCTGGGGCAACCTCGACTTCATCACGCAGACCGGCAGGTACGCGCCGTCGCAGAACATCTCGTTCCCCATCTCCACGTCCGGCTACACCGGGCACCACGTCCTCTTCGTCATCTGGCAGGCCTCGCACCAGGACCAGGCCTACATGTGGTGCAGCGACGTGAATTTCGTCTGA
- a CDS encoding lipase family protein, which translates to MLPIRRIAPLAIGSLLALGLPAAASAAEPGGAPGAVITSTPLPGKEAPGSTASSLTYWTEDSLGQPRQALATVYTPTGAAPAGGWPILAYAHVTAGLSDDCAYTDDYGTAAADVNVVTPWIEAGFAFVATEYIGIGTAGSHAYLDANAEANAVIDSVRAARSVSSALSANYVVNGISQGGHATLATAAKAAERAPELHLAAAMADAPATKVEGYIPLAGPYIPPLPAPDYTTYVSYILAGLETARPDFDLGAYLTPLGRTVIDDAHRLCYFDMNTRTQGIGIGQMLKKPLSSGQFPSVLRAVTTLPVSGYDAPVLVNQGRFDVVAFPFLTDLQVTEMKVRGVDVTYKNYAAGHNVWAQALPNDIAFAREHLG; encoded by the coding sequence ATGCTTCCCATTCGCCGGATCGCACCCCTGGCGATCGGCTCGCTTCTGGCCCTCGGGCTGCCCGCCGCGGCCTCGGCCGCCGAGCCGGGCGGCGCGCCCGGAGCGGTGATCACGTCGACGCCGCTGCCCGGGAAGGAAGCACCCGGAAGTACCGCGTCGTCGCTCACCTACTGGACGGAGGACTCGCTCGGCCAGCCCCGCCAGGCGCTCGCCACCGTCTACACCCCGACCGGCGCGGCGCCGGCCGGCGGCTGGCCGATCCTGGCCTACGCCCACGTCACCGCCGGACTGAGCGACGACTGCGCCTACACCGACGACTACGGGACCGCGGCGGCCGACGTCAACGTGGTCACCCCGTGGATCGAGGCCGGCTTCGCGTTCGTCGCGACCGAGTACATCGGCATCGGCACCGCCGGCTCGCACGCCTACCTGGACGCGAACGCCGAGGCCAATGCGGTGATCGATTCGGTACGCGCGGCCCGCTCGGTGTCATCGGCGCTCTCCGCGAACTACGTGGTCAACGGGATCTCGCAAGGCGGGCACGCCACGCTCGCCACCGCGGCGAAGGCGGCCGAGCGAGCGCCGGAACTCCACCTCGCCGCCGCCATGGCGGACGCCCCCGCCACGAAGGTCGAGGGTTACATCCCGCTCGCCGGCCCGTACATCCCGCCGCTGCCCGCGCCCGACTACACCACCTACGTCTCCTACATCCTGGCCGGACTGGAGACGGCCCGCCCGGACTTCGACCTCGGCGCCTACCTGACGCCGCTGGGCCGCACCGTCATCGACGACGCGCACCGGCTCTGCTACTTCGACATGAACACCCGCACGCAGGGCATCGGGATCGGCCAGATGCTGAAGAAGCCGCTCAGCTCCGGCCAGTTCCCGTCGGTGCTGCGGGCGGTCACGACGCTGCCGGTGTCCGGTTATGACGCGCCGGTGCTGGTGAACCAGGGTCGCTTCGACGTGGTCGCCTTCCCGTTCCTGACCGACCTGCAGGTCACCGAGATGAAGGTGCGCGGCGTGGACGTCACCTACAAGAACTACGCGGCCGGCCACAACGTGTGGGCGCAGGCGCTGCCGAACGACATCGCCTTCGCCCGCGAGCACCTCGGCTGA
- a CDS encoding triacylglycerol lipase, whose protein sequence is MRRLAVLLTALLAALALSPALPATAAPGTPVVFVHGYTGSASNWTTAISVFRAGGYASSELFAYEYNSYGNNITNAQGLATYVSQVRARTGAAQVDIVNHSMGGLVSQYYLKVLGGNQYVRHLASIAGANHGTTYASACLIYVTCQQMYPGSSFIGTITAGDETPGSTKYGTWYSPCDGIIIPYTSTVLSGATNNYVACQTHIGFLTDTSVLTQIRSFLAS, encoded by the coding sequence ATGCGTCGTCTTGCCGTCCTCCTCACCGCTCTGCTGGCCGCGCTCGCCCTGAGCCCGGCCCTTCCGGCCACCGCCGCCCCGGGCACGCCGGTCGTCTTCGTCCACGGTTACACCGGCAGCGCCTCGAACTGGACCACCGCGATCTCGGTGTTCCGGGCCGGCGGCTATGCGAGCAGCGAGCTCTTCGCGTACGAGTACAACTCCTACGGCAACAACATCACCAACGCGCAGGGGCTGGCCACCTACGTCAGCCAGGTCCGTGCGCGCACCGGCGCGGCACAGGTCGACATCGTCAACCACTCGATGGGCGGCCTGGTCAGCCAGTACTACCTGAAGGTGCTGGGCGGCAACCAGTACGTCCGGCACCTCGCGTCGATCGCCGGCGCCAACCACGGCACCACCTACGCGAGCGCCTGCCTGATCTACGTGACGTGCCAGCAGATGTACCCCGGCTCGTCGTTCATCGGCACGATCACCGCCGGGGACGAGACGCCCGGCAGCACGAAGTACGGCACCTGGTACTCGCCGTGTGACGGCATCATCATCCCCTACACCAGCACCGTGCTCAGTGGAGCGACGAACAACTACGTGGCGTGCCAGACCCACATCGGTTTCCTGACCGACACGAGCGTGCTCACGCAGATCCGATCGTTCCTCGCGAGTTGA
- a CDS encoding NPP1 family protein produces MSRSRPLARIGATSGLTVLLLAASATPAFAAPPGSLPQNAGGYEQSFSPAYDYDTDGCYAVPAIGPDGTLNGGLNTTGAVNGSCRDQSDLDNSQTYARSKCNNGWCAIVYASYFEKDQAVAGSGLGGHRHDWEHVISWVSQSSNQVEYVSTTQHSSQKTYPRSQVRFDGSHPKTVYHKDGASTHFFRLANANDEPPENHYHNWRYPPLVDWNGYPTVALRDKLMAADFGSATIKISDGRFESLLNAAKPSGIAFNPYG; encoded by the coding sequence ATGAGTCGCAGCCGCCCCCTCGCCCGGATCGGGGCCACGTCCGGCCTCACCGTCCTCCTCCTGGCCGCCTCCGCCACCCCGGCGTTCGCCGCGCCGCCCGGCAGCCTGCCGCAGAACGCCGGCGGGTACGAACAGTCCTTCTCCCCCGCGTACGACTACGACACCGACGGCTGTTACGCCGTCCCGGCGATCGGCCCGGACGGCACCCTCAACGGCGGCCTCAACACCACCGGCGCCGTGAACGGCAGCTGCCGCGACCAGTCCGATCTGGACAACTCACAGACCTACGCCCGCTCGAAGTGCAACAACGGCTGGTGCGCGATCGTCTACGCCAGCTACTTCGAGAAGGACCAGGCCGTCGCCGGCAGCGGACTCGGCGGCCACCGCCACGACTGGGAGCACGTCATCTCCTGGGTGAGCCAGTCGTCGAACCAGGTCGAGTACGTGAGCACCACGCAGCACAGCTCGCAGAAGACCTATCCGCGCTCGCAGGTGCGGTTCGACGGCAGCCACCCGAAGACCGTCTACCACAAGGACGGCGCCTCGACGCACTTCTTCCGCCTCGCCAACGCCAACGACGAGCCGCCGGAGAACCACTACCACAACTGGCGTTACCCGCCCCTGGTCGACTGGAACGGCTACCCCACCGTCGCCCTGCGCGACAAGCTGATGGCCGCCGATTTCGGTTCGGCCACCATCAAGATCTCCGACGGCCGCTTCGAATCCCTGCTCAACGCCGCCAAGCCGTCAGGAATCGCCTTCAACCCGTACGGCTAG